In Actinoplanes octamycinicus, the genomic window AGCGCGCCACGGAACGGTCGGCTCGGCGTACCGAAAACGTGTCTCCGGTCGTGAGCTCCCGCAACCGGAAGAAGACCGCGGGCCCGTCGCGCGCGGTGTCCACGTGCCCCACGATGATCGCCGGGCCGGGCTCGCCCGGCGTCGGCGAACCGCGGTACCAGCCGGCCGGCGCGTCGGAGCGCAGCGGCGGCACGTCCAGGGTCCCGTCGCCGCGCAGCCCGATCGTGCTGACCGGGGTGTGCACGCCGATCGCCGGGATGTCCAGGCGGTCCGGCGCCGACGGGCGGAGCTGGTGCTGCTGCGGCCGCCGCTTCTTCGCGGTGGCGGTCGCCGCCGGGCTCGGCGCCGGCACGCTCTCCCAGGCCCCGACCGGCGGCGGCAGCGCATCGTCGGTCCGCAGGCCGATCGCGGTGATGCTGCCGCCGAGCACGGCGAGCAGCACGGAGAAGGCCGCGGCGCGGCGGTCGCGGATCGTCAGGCGCGGCGCCCGCATCAGTCGCGAGCCGCGCGGCCGACCGCGAACCGTGCCGTGACCAGCGCCGCCAGCAGCAGGAACGTCCCGGTGACCAGCAGCGACGCGCGCCGGCCGTCGAGCCCGCTGCCGCCGCCCGCGTCCACCCCGCCGCTCGGCGTCCGCTTGGTCGAGGCGGACGCCTTCGGCTTCTTCGACGGCGTGGCGACCGGCACCTCGGCCGGATCGTCACCGGACGGCGGGGCCGCGGTCGTGGCGCCGCCGGTCTGCTTGGGCGACAGGGTGCCGGGCGGCGCCGACCCGGTCACCGGCGGCAGCGTCTCGGCCGGCGACGACGCGGCCGGTCCGCCCAGCGTGGTGTTGTTGTCGCTGTCGCAGAAGGACAGCGTCAGCGCCAGCAGGATCAGCAGCAGCGCCGCGATGCCCAGGGCGACCAGCCAGTTCCGGCGTGCCGGGGAGTCGGCCATGACCGTGACCTCCGGGGGGTCCGGCGGCCGGGCCGAGCGTGCGGGTGGATCAGCGGTCGTCCCGGCCGCTCGCTTCGATGACAGTCAACTACCCCACCCGCATGGTTTTCCATGCCTGCAGGAGTGGTTTCCGTTCCTGTCCGGTCCCCGACAGTCGGCGTCAGCCGAGCAGGACGAAGGCGACCACCCCGGCCAGCACCACGACGGCCAGGGCGACCAGCAGCAGCGGGTGCACGGGCAACCCGGCCGCGTGCTTCGCGGCCGGCCGGTTCGCCGGCTCCGCCGCCGCCACCGGGGCGGAGAACGGGTCGGGGTCGGTGAAGAACGGCGCCGGGCCGTCGACCGGGGGCATGGCGTACGCGAGCTGCTCCGCGGGCGGCGCCGGCAGCGCCCCGCCGGTCGACGGGCCGCCGGTCCGGGCCGCCGGGAAGGCCGCGCCGGCCGCCCCGCTCGACTGGGTCGCGAAGATCGCCGCGCCCTCCGGATCGGCCGGAACCACGGTGTGCGCGCCCGGCACCAGCGGCCCGCTCGGCGCCGCGGCCGGGTAGTAGCCGCCCAGCCCGGCGGTCGGCGGCAGCACGGCCGGGCCGGGCTGCAGGTGATCGGTCCACTGCTGCCCGTCCCACCAGCGGGTGGCGGGCAGGCCGCTCGGGTCGGCGTACCATCCGGCGGGCTGCGCGGGGATCGTCATCGTGCGGGTCTCCTCGTTGCTTCCGGGGACACGCACCATCGGGCCGCGCCGGGCCGCCTTGAGGTTTCGGCAGCCCGGCGCTTCGCGCAAAAGATCACACCGATTTCTGGTACGCCCGGAACGTGCGCGTGGCGAGCACCAGGGTCACCGCCGCGAGGCCGAGCAGCCACCCGCACCGGCTGACCACCACACCCCAGTCCGGCGACGCCTGCATCGCCGCCCGGGTGGCGGCCAGGCACCAGTTCACCGGGTTCCACTCGGCGATCCGCTGCATCCAGGACGGCATCAGCGTGGCCGCCATGAACGCCGACGACAGGAAGGTCAGCGGGAGCAGCAGCAACGTGTTGATCCCGATGATCGTCTCGCGCTGCCGGGCCAGCATGCCGACCGTGTTGGAGAGCGCGCTGAAGATCGTCCCGAGCAGCAGCGCGGAGCCCACCAGCACGGTCAGCCCGGCCGCCCCGCCCGGGTAGGACGCCCCGGCGAGCAGCCCGAGCAGGATGATCGCCAGCACCTGCACGGCGGTGGACAGCGCCTGCTCGACGGTCAGCGCGTTCATGATCGCGCCGCGCGCCACCGGGGTGGTGAGCAGCCGGTTCATCGTGCCGCGCTCGATCTCCTCGAGGACGCCCATGCCGGACCACATGTTCGAGGAGACCGCGGTCATCGCGACCACGCCGGGCACGATGTAGTCGAGGTAGGAGCCGCCGCCGAAGCCGGGCAGCTCGACGACCCGGCGGAACAGGTTGCCGAACAGGAACAGCCAGATCGCGGGCTGCACCAGCAGGATCACCACGAAGGCCGGCTGCTTGATCAGCACCTGGAGACGCCGGTTGGTCATCCAGTAGGTGTGCGTGACGAGGGTGGTCATGCCGCGAACCTCCGTCCCGCGTGCCGCAGATACACGTCGTCCAGCGACGGCCGGGCGACCGTCACCGTGGCGACCCCGATGCCGGCCGACTCCAGGGCGGCGAGCGCGGCGGGCACCGCCGCCGCGCCGTCGTCGGCGCGGGCGCTCAGCGTCCGCCCGTCCAGCGCGACGTCGCGCAGCCCGGCGACCCGGGAGATGGCCTGCCGGGCCCGCGGCTCGTCCGGTGGCCGGTGCAGCTCCAGGTGCACGGCGTCGCCGTGCAACTCGCCCTTGAGCTGCGCGGGCGTCCCCTCGGCGACGATCGTCCCGCCGTCCACGATGGCGAGCCGCCCGGCCAGCCGGTCGGCCTCGTCGAGGTAGTGGGTGGTGAGCAGGATGGCCATCGACTCGTCGGCGGCCAGCCGGCCGATCTCGGTCCACATCTCGGCCCGGCCCTCCGGGTCCAGCCCGGTGGTCGGCTCGTCCAGGAACAGCACGCCCGGCTTGTGCACCAGGGCGAGCGCCACGTCCAGGCGCCGCTGCATCCCGCCGGACCAGCCGCGCACCGTCCGGCCGGCGGCCGTGGTCAGGTCGAAGCGGTCGAGCAGCTCGTCGACCCGGCGGTGGAGTGCCCGGCCGCGCATGCCGAAGAGCCGTCCCTGCAGGGTGAGGTTGTCGCGGCCGGTGGCCATCGGGTCGAGCGCGGTGCGCTGCGGCACCACGCCGATCTCCCGGCGCACCCGGTCCGGGTGGCGCAGCACGTCGTGCCCGGCCACGGTGGCCGTGCCGGAGTCCGGGCGGGCCAGCGTCGTCAGGATCTTGACGGTGCTGGACTTGCCGGCGCCGTTCGGCCCGAGCAGGCCGAACACCTCGCCGGCGTGGACCGTGAGGGTGAGCCCGTCCAGGGCCCGCACCCCACCGGGGTAGGTCTTGCGCAGTTCTGTCGCCGTCACGGCGTCACTCATGGTGATCCTTCTCGAGATCGCCACGGTCCGTGTCCCGGTTATCCTGGTTGCTGCTACCCGCCTCGGATCGCCGGGCCGTTCCCGCGGCCGGTGGATGGGGCACGGCCCCGGACGGTGTTCCCGCACCGGCCGGGGCCGCTTTCTTACGTCTCCGTCATGAACTCGGAGAGATCGGGGGGCACCTCGCCGGTCTCGTGGATCCGCCGCCAGGCGGCGATCCCGGCCATGGTGCCGTCACGCAACTCGCGGAGCAGCCCGGTGACCCAGGCGACCTCCGCCTCCCGGATCGCGATCCGGAACTCCGCCTCGATCAGGAAGAGCCGCGGCACCTCGTGCGCGACGGTGCGCAGCTCCTGCCGCATCCGGTCGGTCTCCAGGGCGAGGATGCGCAGCCGCTGCTCCAGCAGGTCGGCCACCTCGTCGGGCGGGAGCACGCCGAGCACCGAGAGGGCGGCCTGCAGCCGCGGATAGTCCGGCTCCGGGGTGCCGACCAGGTCGCGCATCCAGTCGGTCATCTCCTGCCGCCCGGCCTCGGTGATCCGGTACACCGTGCGCTCCGGGCGGCGGCCGGCCCGGACCGTCTCGGTCGCCTCGATGAAGCCGTGCTTCTCCAGGTTCTGCACCACGGTGTAGAGCGAGCCCCACTGGATCTTGATGTCCTGATCCTTGCCGAAGGCGCGCAGCTGGGCCGCGACCTCGTAGGGATGCTGCGGCCGGATGCTGAGCAGCGCCATGATGTGCAGCCCGAGCAGGTTGTTCACCTTGCGCCGCTTCGCCACCTGACTCCTTCCCCCGAATGCTCGTAAACGAGTATTACGCATCCGAATGCTCGGCGGAAGGCCCAGGTCTTACCGATCTCTTACGGACCCCGCCGGCCGGTGGCCCGCGGCATCGACAGGCGTAACGCTGATCCGGTGACCGAACGGGGAACTCTCACCATCAGATCGTGGATAGCCGGATCGATTGCCGTCGCGGCGGTGGCCGCGTCGCCGGCGCCGGTGTCCGCCGCCACGCCGTCCTGGCAGGTCGCGTCGGCGGGCCTGCCGTCGATCAGCCGCCTGCGGGACGTCACCGCGGCCGGACCGTCCGCCGCCTGGGCGGTCGGCTACCAGAACCAGAACTACTACCCGGCGCCGGGCGACGAGCTGAAGCAGCTGTACGCGGTGACCCGGTGGAACGGCGCGACCTGGACGCAGCAGCGGCTGCCGGGCGACCCCGCCGAGCTCAGCGGGGTCAGCGCGTCGAGTGCCGCCGACGTCTGGACCGTGGGCAAGGACCGGCAGCTCAGGCCGTACGCGGCGCGCTTCGACGGCAGCGCGTGGACCGAGGTCCACCCGCTGGTGGCGGACTCCGGGACGGTGCTCAGCGACGTCGCGGCGGCCGACGGGAAGGCGGTGTTCGTCGGCGGTACCGGCACCTCGGAACCGGCGATCGTGGAATGGGACGGGAGCCGGTTCACCGGACGCGCGGTGACCGTCGCCGACTCCTGGGGCTCCGAGCTCTACTCGGTGGCGGCGTTGCCCGGTGGGGCGGCGTTCGCGGTGGGCTACAAGTACCGCGCCGACGGGACCGGGCCGTTCCCGATGGTCCTGGGCCGCCAGGGCGGGACGTGGCGGGTGGCCGCGGTGCCGGTCATCCCGAACGCCACGCTGCTGACCGTGGCGGCGCGCTCGGCCACCGACGTCTGGGCGGTCGGGACGATCGACGACAGCTACACCCGTACGCCGCTGATCCTGCACTTCGACGGGCAGTCCTGGCGGCAGGTCGCCGCGCCGGTGCCGGCCGGCACCCTCTCCGCGGTCGCGGCCGACGCCGCCGGGACCGTCTGGATCACCGGGACCGAGGATTCCGGCCGCACGCTCTACCTGCGTCACCAGAGCGGGCGGTGGACCGTCGAGTACGGCGTCCCGGTCAACTCGACCTACGGCACCGGCCATCCGGCCTTCTCCGGGCTCACCGCGATCCCCGGGGCGCGCGGCGGGTTCTGGGGTGCCGGCGGGGTCCACGACGCCGTCCAGGGGGACATCGCGGTCATCGGGCGGCGGGGCTGACACCGGACCGGTCTGCCACCCACGGGGGATGGCAGACCGGTCCGTGACCGCGATCAGGCCTTGGTGATCGTCACGTTGTCCACGGCGGCCTCGACCAGGGAGGCCGTCCCGGCGTCGGCGGCCTCCACCTTCAAGCGGATGGACTGTCCGGCGTACGGCGAGAGGTTTGCCGAAGCGGCCGTCCAGGCCGCGGCCTTGTTGCTGGCCGCGGCGCTCAGCGTGAGCAGCGGGGTGGTCGTCGTGCCGGAGACCACCGAGATCCGCAGGTAGTCCGCGCTGGTCGCGTTGTTCAGGTGGGCGAGGTACCAGGACAGGTTCAGGGTCAGCGTGCCGGTGGGCAGGGTGATCTGCGGCGAGGTGAGGCTGGTGACGCCGCCGTCCACGTCGTTGGCGCCCGCGCTGGACCCGGCTGCCGCCCCGGTGACCAGGGCGTAGGTGCCGCCGGCCGCGGTGCCGAGCTGGGTGGTCACGCCGGAGCTGCTGGTCGCCTCCGGGTCGCCGCGCTCGAACTTCCCGAGCGTCGCGGTGTCCCCGGCCCCGGCGGTCCAGCCGGTCGAGGTCTCGAAGGTGTCCGACCAGACCGGGGTGCCCGGCGGCGTGGTGCCGCCGCCGTCGGCCAGGGTCCAGACCGCGTAGGCGATGGCGTCCGAGTTCCGGTCCAGCGCGGTGTCGTTGATGTTCGCCGTGGTGTCGCAGGACGCGTGGTAGCACGGGTCGAACGCGGTGGTGGTGCCGCCCCAGAGCGCGACCTGGGCGGACGTCTTGCGGCCCTCGGCGCCGGTGAAGATGCCGCCGGCCGGGATGCCGGCCGCGATGAACGGGCCGTAGTCGCTGCGCCCGTCGAAGTCGGTGCCCCGGGTCGGCACGCCGATCGAGGTGAAGTAGGCGGCCAGGGTCTGCTCGATCTGCGCCGAGCCGGCCGGGCCCGGGCCGGAGCCGGTGTTGTCCGAGTTGTCGCCGTCGTAGAGGAAGTACCCGGGGTTCGGCGAGCCGACCATGTCGAAGTTCAGGTACCCGGTGATCGCGGCCTTCTGCGCGCTGGAGAGCGAGTTGACGTACGCCGTGGAACCGCGCAGCCCGAGCTCCTCGGCGCCCCACCAGCCGAACCGCAGGTGCCGCGTGGGCTGGAAGCCGGAGCGGGCGACCTGCAGCGCGACCTCGAGGTTGGCCGCCGAGCCGGACCCGTTGTCGTTGATCCCCGGACCGGCCGTGACGCTGTCCAGGTGGGCGCCGACCATCAGGGTGTCGCTGGTGTTGCCGCCCGGCCAGTCGGCGATCAGGTTGTAGCCGGTGGCGCCGTTGTAGGTGAAGCTCTGCTGGGTGGTGGTGAAGCCGGCCTGGTCGAGCAGGTTCTTCACATAGGTGACCGAGGCGAGGTAACCGGGGCGGCCGTGCGCCCGGTTGCCGCCGTTGGCGGTCGCGATGCTCTGCAGCTGGGCCAGGTGGGCTTTGACGTTGGCCACCGGGATGTCCGGTGTGGCGGCCGCGGCCACGGCTGGTGCCGGGGCGGCGGCGAGGCCGGCGGTCAGCACGGCGACGCCGATCAGGGGGAGTGATCGCACGGGGGTGTCCCTTCCGGTCAACAAGTATCGACGAGCATGACAGTCCGCGCGGACCGGCACCCCATATCAATCACTACCTATCTCCCCGCAGACCATCGATTGATCCGCCCGGAAATTCGCCGGAACGGATGTGTCACATATCCATGCCTCTATGACTAGGGTGCGAATGATCGCCCGCGCCCACCACGTGCGGCGGGCGTCTCGACAACGGAAGGCAAGGGATGCGGAAAATCCTGGCGGCCACCGTCGCCGCCTCGGTCGGCCTGCTGATCGGCGCCGGTACGATCCCGGCCGCCGCGGCGGCCCACGGCAACCATGGCGGCGGATACACCCCACCACCCATCGACTGGGGCAAGTGCGCCTCCGCGGGCCTGCAGGCCCGCGGCGCGGAGTGCGGCTTCCTGGTCGTACCGCTCGACTACGCCAAGCCCGGCGGGACCAAGATCAAGGTCGCGGTCTCCCGGATCAAGCACAAGTCCAGCGAGGCCCAGTACCAGGGCGTCATGATCACCAACCCGGGCGGCCCGGGCGGTTCCGGCCTGACCCTGTCGGTCCTCGGCGAGTACGTGCCCAACGGCGCCGGTGACTACTTCGACTGGATCGGCTTCGACCCGCGCGGCGTCGGCTCCAGCGTGCCGTCGCTCAGCTGCGACCCGAACTACTTCGGCTACAACCGGCCGTACTACGTGCCGGTCACCCGGCAGCTGGAGAACACCTGGCGGGCCAAGGCCAAGGGGTACGCGAAGGCGTGCGACCGGGCCGGCGGCGCCCTGCTCGACCACGTCAAGACCACCGACACGGTGGCCGACGTGGAGAGCCTGCGCAAGGCCCTCGGGCAGAAGCAGATCAACTACTACGGCTTCTCCTACGGCACCTACCTCGGCCAGGTCTACGCCACCCTGCACCCGGACAAGATCCGCAAGGCGGTCTTCGACGGCGTGGTCAACCCCGACCGGGTCTGGTACGACGCCAACCTGGACCAGGACATCCAGTTCGACAAGAACATGGACGTCTACTTCGGCTGGGTCGCCAAGTACGACTCGGTCTACCACCTGGGCACCACCGCCCGGTCGGTGAAGGCGAAGTACTACGCCACGCTGCAGCAGCTGCGCAAGGCGCCGGCGGCCGGCAAGATCGGCCCGGACGAGTGGAACGACATCTTCGTCTCCGCCGGCTACTATGTCTTCGGCTGGGAGGAGGTCGCCGGCGCGTTCTCCGCCTGGGTGAACGACAAGAACGCGGATGCCCTGCTGGCGCTATACGCGGAGCCCGGCGCGGCCGGTTCGGACAACGGCTACGCCATGTACCTGGCCACCCAGTGCTCGGACGTGAAGTGGCCGACCAACTGGTCCAAGTGGCAGCGGGACAACTGGAAGATCTACGCCAAGTACCCGTTCATCACCTGGAACAACGCCTGGTACAACGCGCCGTGCATCGACTGGGGCACCAAGCCCGGCAAGCCGGTGCGCATCAACGGCACGAAGGCGCCCGCGTTCCTGCTGATCAGCGAGACCGAGGACGCCGCGACGCCGTACGACGGCGCCCTGCGGGTCCGTCAGCTGTTCCCGAAGTCGGTCCTGCTGGAGGGCGTCGGCGGCACCACGCACGCCGGTTCCCTGAACGGCGTGGCCTGCACCGACAACCTCATCGCCGACTACCTGGCCACCGGCGCCCTGCCGGACCGGGTGCGCGGCAACCGCTCGGACGCCCAGTGCGACCCGGTCCCGCAGCCGGACCCGACCGCGGCCGCGGCGTTGAAGGCGGCGTCGTCCGCTGACGGCGGCTCGCGGGCCCTGGTCCGCCCGTCGGGGGCGCTCACCCTGCGCTGAAGGTAGGCAAGGGGAAAGTCCCGGAAGCGGCCCGGCCCGAAAGGGTCCGGGCCGCTTCTCGTTGCCGGATCCCCGCGGTGTCTCGTTGCCGGATCCCCGCGGTGTCTGATTGCCGGATCCCCGCGGTGTCTCATTGCCGGATCCCGGCGGTGTCTGATTGCGGTATCCCCGCGGTGTCTGATTGCCGGATCCCCGCGATGTCTCGCTACCCGAGTCCTGCGGTTTTTCCGTGCCCGATCCGCACCGCTCACACCGCGCGGGGAATTCCGTTTCTCGCTGTGCCCGCCATGCGTCTTTCTTGCCGCGCGTGTCCGACCCTTCCGGTCGAAGGCCGAACCACCCCAAATAGTCCGGCCGATGCCACAATGCGTCAATCGAAGCGAATCCGAAAGGCGCGGCGTCATTCCCTGCAAGGAATTGCGGGTCCGGCTGAGGCTGGGCAAAAATATCGCGAAGTCTGGTTTTGAGGGCCCAGCCACAGCCCGGTGACCCACCGGAACCGCAAGTCTCCGATCAACCCCGGGAGTCACCTCGGCCCCCGGCGCACAGCAACCACCGTTATTCATCAACAACCCACCGCGACCAGCAAGGACCGTCGGTGGTGGCGGTGCCGACGGTGTGGCCGGGGCGGACGGAAGTGGGTGGTGCTGCGACGCAGGTGGTGCGGAAGTGGGTGGTACGGGTGTCACCGATGCGGGCGCGGTCGGCATGCAAGTGGGCGGTGCGGGCGCGAGCGGGACCGACGGCGGCGGTGCCGACGGCGCGGGCCCGTGCGGTTCCGGTGTGGGCGCTGCGCACGTCGGCGGTGCTGGTGCAGGCCGAGTGGGCGCTGCGCACCTCGGCGGTGCTGGTGAAGGCGGTGTGGGCGGTGCCGGCATGAGCGGTGCGCACGTCGGCGGTGCGGACGGCGGTGGTGTGGGCTTGGGCGTTGCTGGTGGTGCTGGGATGAGCGGTGCGCACGTCGGCGGTGCGGACGGCGATGGTGTGGGCTTGGGCGGTGTGGGTGCTGGCGGTACCGACTGTGCCGGTGCGGTTTGTGACTCCGCGCGGGCTCGGCGCAGGCGCATCAATTTCCGGCCGTGGCGCTGCTGAAGGCCCCAACGGCGGTGCTCCTCATGCTGGCGCCGGAAATCGTCACCCACAGGTGAATAGTCGCGTGACCTGGTGCGGTCCCGCATGCGGGAAATCTCCACCCTGCCGATCAGTGATAGCTGACCCATAAGTCAATTGTCCCGCTCCCGCAACACCAAGTGTAAGGACTTGATCATGCCAACCTCCGCTTTCATTATTGTCAGCATCGACGTTGACGGAAATGGTTGCGCGCCAAGCGGCAATGACAGGATGCGAAAGAATTCGACAATCCAGCTACGCCGGCAGGGCACCGGGCTCTGAGCGTGGCGGTCAGCGGGATTGGCCGGAAGGTGGTGGGGGAGGCGGTCAGTGCGATGGGCCCGCGAAGGCGGTTGGCCGGAAGGTGGTGGGGGAGGCGGTCAGCGCGACAGGCCGGGAAGGCGGTTGGCCGGAAGGTGGTGGGGGAGGCGGTCAGTGCGATGGGCCCGGGAAGGCGGTTGGCCGGAAGGTGGTGGGGGAGGCGGTCAGCGGGATGGGCCCGGGAAGGCGGTTGGCCGGAAGGTGGTGGGGGAGGCGGTCAGCGGGATGGGCCCGGGAAGGCGGTTGGCCGGAAGGTGGTGGGGGAGGCGGTCAGTGCGATGGGCCCGGGAAGGCGGTTGGCCGGAAGGTGGTGGGGGAGGCGGTCAGCGGGATGGGCCCGGGAAGGCGGTTGGCCGGAAGGTGGTGGGGGAGGCGGTCAGCGGGATGGGCCCGGGAAGGCGGTTGGCCGGAAGCTGGCGGGGGAGGCGATCAGTGCGATGGGCCCGCGAAGGCGGTCGGCTGGAAGGTGGTGGGGGAGGCGATCAGCGCGACAGGCCGGGCAGGCGATCGGCCGGAAGCTGGCTGCCGAGGCGGTAGGCCAGAAGGTGGTCAGCGGGATCGGGACGCTTCACGGCGTACGCGAAGAAGGGCGGTGCGGGAAAGCGGCCTCGCGCCGAGCCGCATGGATTTCGGAGGTGGTCCCGTAGCCCGGCCCGCCGCAAGCGGCGGACCGGGCTCCGGGATGCCCGCGTCAGCGCTGCGCGGCCTTCTTGGCCAGCTGGATCTGCTCGTAGACGCGGGTGCGCAGCTCGATGAAGCGCGGATCCGCCCGGGTGTGCAGCTGGTCGCGCTCAGCCGGCAGGTCGACCACCAGCTCGTCCTGGACCACGGTCGGCGACGAGGACAGCATCACCACCCGGCGGCCCAGGTAGACCGCCTCGTCGATGTCGTGTGTCACGAAGAGCACGGTCACCTTGAGCCGCTGCCACAGCGCGCGGACCAGGTCTTCCAGGTCGGCCCGGGTCTGCGCGTCGACGGCCGCGAACGGCTCGTCCATCAGCAGCGTCTCCGGCTCGTAGGCGACCGCCCGG contains:
- a CDS encoding class F sortase, which gives rise to MRAPRLTIRDRRAAAFSVLLAVLGGSITAIGLRTDDALPPPVGAWESVPAPSPAATATAKKRRPQQHQLRPSAPDRLDIPAIGVHTPVSTIGLRGDGTLDVPPLRSDAPAGWYRGSPTPGEPGPAIIVGHVDTARDGPAVFFRLRELTTGDTFSVRRADRSVARFRVTKVASYPKKAFPSDEVYGDTSGPSLRLITCGGSFDRDRGSYRSNIVVFAALVP
- a CDS encoding DUF2510 domain-containing protein, giving the protein MTIPAQPAGWYADPSGLPATRWWDGQQWTDHLQPGPAVLPPTAGLGGYYPAAAPSGPLVPGAHTVVPADPEGAAIFATQSSGAAGAAFPAARTGGPSTGGALPAPPAEQLAYAMPPVDGPAPFFTDPDPFSAPVAAAEPANRPAAKHAAGLPVHPLLLVALAVVVLAGVVAFVLLG
- a CDS encoding ABC transporter permease; its protein translation is MTTLVTHTYWMTNRRLQVLIKQPAFVVILLVQPAIWLFLFGNLFRRVVELPGFGGGSYLDYIVPGVVAMTAVSSNMWSGMGVLEEIERGTMNRLLTTPVARGAIMNALTVEQALSTAVQVLAIILLGLLAGASYPGGAAGLTVLVGSALLLGTIFSALSNTVGMLARQRETIIGINTLLLLPLTFLSSAFMAATLMPSWMQRIAEWNPVNWCLAATRAAMQASPDWGVVVSRCGWLLGLAAVTLVLATRTFRAYQKSV
- a CDS encoding ABC transporter ATP-binding protein, giving the protein MSDAVTATELRKTYPGGVRALDGLTLTVHAGEVFGLLGPNGAGKSSTVKILTTLARPDSGTATVAGHDVLRHPDRVRREIGVVPQRTALDPMATGRDNLTLQGRLFGMRGRALHRRVDELLDRFDLTTAAGRTVRGWSGGMQRRLDVALALVHKPGVLFLDEPTTGLDPEGRAEMWTEIGRLAADESMAILLTTHYLDEADRLAGRLAIVDGGTIVAEGTPAQLKGELHGDAVHLELHRPPDEPRARQAISRVAGLRDVALDGRTLSARADDGAAAVPAALAALESAGIGVATVTVARPSLDDVYLRHAGRRFAA
- a CDS encoding PadR family transcriptional regulator translates to MAKRRKVNNLLGLHIMALLSIRPQHPYEVAAQLRAFGKDQDIKIQWGSLYTVVQNLEKHGFIEATETVRAGRRPERTVYRITEAGRQEMTDWMRDLVGTPEPDYPRLQAALSVLGVLPPDEVADLLEQRLRILALETDRMRQELRTVAHEVPRLFLIEAEFRIAIREAEVAWVTGLLRELRDGTMAGIAAWRRIHETGEVPPDLSEFMTET
- a CDS encoding M28 family metallopeptidase, with the translated sequence MRSLPLIGVAVLTAGLAAAPAPAVAAAATPDIPVANVKAHLAQLQSIATANGGNRAHGRPGYLASVTYVKNLLDQAGFTTTQQSFTYNGATGYNLIADWPGGNTSDTLMVGAHLDSVTAGPGINDNGSGSAANLEVALQVARSGFQPTRHLRFGWWGAEELGLRGSTAYVNSLSSAQKAAITGYLNFDMVGSPNPGYFLYDGDNSDNTGSGPGPAGSAQIEQTLAAYFTSIGVPTRGTDFDGRSDYGPFIAAGIPAGGIFTGAEGRKTSAQVALWGGTTTAFDPCYHASCDTTANINDTALDRNSDAIAYAVWTLADGGGTTPPGTPVWSDTFETSTGWTAGAGDTATLGKFERGDPEATSSSGVTTQLGTAAGGTYALVTGAAAGSSAGANDVDGGVTSLTSPQITLPTGTLTLNLSWYLAHLNNATSADYLRISVVSGTTTTPLLTLSAAASNKAAAWTAASANLSPYAGQSIRLKVEAADAGTASLVEAAVDNVTITKA
- a CDS encoding alpha/beta hydrolase; the encoded protein is MRKILAATVAASVGLLIGAGTIPAAAAAHGNHGGGYTPPPIDWGKCASAGLQARGAECGFLVVPLDYAKPGGTKIKVAVSRIKHKSSEAQYQGVMITNPGGPGGSGLTLSVLGEYVPNGAGDYFDWIGFDPRGVGSSVPSLSCDPNYFGYNRPYYVPVTRQLENTWRAKAKGYAKACDRAGGALLDHVKTTDTVADVESLRKALGQKQINYYGFSYGTYLGQVYATLHPDKIRKAVFDGVVNPDRVWYDANLDQDIQFDKNMDVYFGWVAKYDSVYHLGTTARSVKAKYYATLQQLRKAPAAGKIGPDEWNDIFVSAGYYVFGWEEVAGAFSAWVNDKNADALLALYAEPGAAGSDNGYAMYLATQCSDVKWPTNWSKWQRDNWKIYAKYPFITWNNAWYNAPCIDWGTKPGKPVRINGTKAPAFLLISETEDAATPYDGALRVRQLFPKSVLLEGVGGTTHAGSLNGVACTDNLIADYLATGALPDRVRGNRSDAQCDPVPQPDPTAAAALKAASSADGGSRALVRPSGALTLR